The genomic window TCAGTCTGCAACTAGATTCAATGCAATTGCAGAAGTGTAAGATACAGAGCATGAACCGAAGCCACTTCATCTATAAGAATTATGGTGTCAGTTGTAGAATTGGTCATAGATGGAGAATCCTGCAATGAAATAATAAAACTTAGTTTATCTTAAGGAGCAGcacagtgactcagtggttagtgGAGATGAGaggaactcgagcatgcttaagtgcattcatttggcatttgaataccggtggctgaagacgttggatgcagtcctagggagtcctggatgcAATCAAGGGCTTTTTTTCcaggcagctctagggctgcatccaatttcttcagccaccagtacgtaagcatgctcgagttccgCTCATCTTTGGATGTGGTTAGGATCGTTGCCTTGCAGCTCTGGGGTTGTGAATAGTGTTAAATGGCGTTGCCGaattgtttgggtttggcaacattctctgaagccaaacactcagcatttgactcctggcatatAACAAATtatttgtgatcggcgaacacaaacaattagcgtcatgtttgtacgaacatatgaacattgctgaacatgttcgctcatcactacagctCTCCCATTCTCCTTCAAACAAATATTGGTGCCCCTTGTAGTAGACTATGAGCAAAAGACAGCTAGGTGTCAGAAGCCAGCCAAAATAGTTAGTCTCAGAAAACAATATGACCCAATATTATGCTGGTAGACCACCATAGCATAACCCAAAATAGGCCTAGCTCAGCAACAATCAGCATCACCAATCATAGACCTGCCCAGTAGTACACTAAGTATAGTATTAATACATGTAAGTGTAATAGTCCACTCACCTCATATATCTCCCAGTTGCCACAGGCACAGTATTACCATACACTCACTATATATAAGAATCTCTCATCCATCTTGGGAATTATATCCATAATTACACATGTCAGTGATTTCCTGTATAGAGACACTCAGTCCCAACGTGGATATCATCATCCTCAGGATATTAGAGAAATACATAAtgatatataatgatataataaGACAAAGAGCTGAGGGACCCGAGGGATCATCCTACCTTTGAATTGTAATACATTCATTTTTCTGCTGGTCAAACGCGGAATTTAAGCACAACACAGCATAGCAAAAtgagaggtttaaaaaaaaaaaaaaaaagaagaagatatTTCACTGCTCATGTAGATAAGTAGTATTCTCCCAGCAGAATGTGGAGCCCATGCACCAATCTATGATTCCAATGATGGTCTACTGctcctggtcccagctgaggcGAAATAAAAGTCCTATACTTTCATAATTTGAATGTTTCTGTGTAGTCAGCTCAGGACCATGAATAGAAGATTCCTGCCCAACAGGTATTCACTGAGCAGCGGGCCTAAAACATATGCTTACTGCTTACCACGTTATTTCCATAGTGCCACAGAGACTACATAGAAAGCAGGAACACCTGTCATTTTTACAGAAGTCCCTGATCCTATACAATACACGGCAATACTCTATGCATCTTTGTTTTACTGTATGGCCCAAATATGTACTGTGCATTACTCCATATGTCGAGCCAAATTATTGTTATTGATTACTGTGCAGTTACCTCCAGTGTCTCTCAGGTGatgtccttttttctttttttttaaagtcattctttttcccttttttttttttttaccagttttcaCAGTGGCTTCCAGTTATAACCCCATATAGAATCTGCTGTGCAAATATCTCAAAATTCTCAGTTTTTTAAACCCAATTCTTAGCCTTATGTCCTCTTTGTGCCCAACACTAATATTATAGTGAAATGCACAAGGCATCATAATTGACATGCTGCATTAATTGCAAAACATCCTGTGCGCGTTCCTGTGTGTATGATTTCTATGCAAAATAAAGCAAGGATCGTAAGCTATGAATACTTTATGCATTACTAGGTAACTGTTAATAGATTCTATGACCCAGACACAGTTTACTCAGTTACTTTCTTCTGTCTTTTGCCTAAAATTTCATTGGCAAAATGAACAAGGGGTATCCGATTTAAATACACACATCCCTTCCGTGTCAATCATGTGCCAAAATTGGGTGTAGCTTCTGCTTTTACTCATATACTTTACTTGTAGCACTAAGCAAATACAATACAGGACACAGCAGAGTAAATtaagtaaaaaactaaaaaatttcctctgaaaaatgacatttattaaTAAGCAGAGGCTTAGTATTAGTATGTAAAAAGTTAGAACTAACTGCCCAGTATACAGACCTCTTTGCAAGATGAGAAAACATATTTTAACAAGAGATAAGCGAGTGGCACGTGATCGAGAAGGTAAACGATCAAATACTGTGCTATTCGATATACTCGTTTTAGACACAAATATAGGGTGGGGCTAGGAGGTATCCCGTCCCTGGGTGCCACCCTGTCACTCCCTCCACAAGATTGAGATatagcatccctggtggtcaagTGGGGTTAAGCAAACTGCATAACTCAGGGCTTACCCGATGTTAAAGTACACTGCACAATGGGAAAAGTAGTGACGGCTAGGGACGCAATATCAAAGAGCAGCGGCCACCATCAGGTCGCTGAACGAATCATTCTCCACTGCCAGAGTTCATTGTTTTTCATCTTGCTAAATGTTTCCGTTTATGTCTTTTTCGGTCATTCGTTCTTGGAGTCCCTTCAAAATTTTGCATCTTGCCAGCACAGGCATTTAAGAAGACCACATTAGTTCTGCCGCATATCAGTGGTGGTCACTCGGGTCACTATTTTCAGAGCCCCTACTTAACTTGCGACCCAGTGAGCAAAACGCGCTCAATATGTCATTTTGCACACACTAAAATAATTCCACACCAAGGAAGAACAAGCCATCGATGGGGAGCCTGCTATGGGAAACAGCTGCCACGCTGCTGGCTATAGCCTGCCTTCTCCATATGGACTATCCTCTGCCTCTGCCCATCCCAttgcctcttcctgccttttgCAGTGTTATTCATGCCTCAACATCCCCAAAGCTTTAACGGCTAGAAATGACACCGGGCCAGGTGGGGTCACTCACGTGTGATAGTTAGGGGTGGGTGCTGATTGATCTCCTCCTTGCCTACGCCATCTGTGGTTGCcataggcaacatgatttaaaggggtgcatgaacaTGTTTGCTTTGAATTCCGCTTTTGATCCATGCTAAGGTAGAAGAAAgaaggtttccatcattttttccactttagatagaggttatattgtgtttggagtgtattgtagacaggctgtaatagtggtgtaatactgagaCTTGGGtttgttagatgcacccaggcatgcttcccctgctgtcaaagttgcattccagaggtgtttgcatcattatcTGAGTTATCATTATGGACtgggaaacctaaattcgaccacttggcgTTCACCAAGTCACAAGCAATTTTCcccaatagactttaatggagttCAATATACGATCAAATAGTTGAACATTGCGGTCTGTTTGAATCGAACTTTGAGATTTTgtatatttcactactcgctgaTCTCTAATTTTAACGTTTTTAATTGTCAATCACTCTAGATTTTTCTGTTTTGCCATAATTTTTTCTCTTGAATTCATGTGGGGTCTGACTACAATAATGAAACATTTTGGAAGGAACATGCAAATAACCAGACCCCAGGTTGATGATTGGATAGCAAAGATCTCCATGGCCACCATATATTTTCCTCGGGAACTGAGGGATGCGGGAATGTAGGACACCCAGACACTCAGGAaggccagcatgctgaaggtgatgaacTTGGCCTCATTGAAGCTGTCTGGAAGTCTCCTGGCCAAGAAGGCCACAATGAAGCTAATGGATGCCAGAAGGCCAAGGTAGCCAAGCATAGACCAAAAAGCCAAaggtgacccttcattacactgaataatCAGTACTCCTGAATTACTTTCTGATTTGACTTCCAGGAACGGAGGAGAGAATGACAACCACAAAATACAAAGAAAAATCTTGATGAGGATACACGAGATGACTATGAGATATGATACATGTGGTCTAGTCCAATGTCTTAGTTGACTACCAGGCCTTGTGGCCTTAAAAGCTATGACTACTATCATGGTTTTGGCCAAGATGCAGGAGATACAAAGTGCAAATACAATACCAAAAGTCACTTGTCTTAAAAGACAAATCTCATACTGGGGATAACCAATAAAGACTAAAGAGCAGAGAAAACAGAGGGATAATGACACCAGGAGAAGACAACTTAAGGAGTAGTTATTGGCCCGAACTATGGGTGTTGTTCTGTAGCGAATAAAAATTGCAAAGATCACCACAGGAACCATTGTTGAGGAGATTCCAGTAGCCATTAAGGTGGTCCCTAGAGGATCTTCATGTGAAAGGAATTCTTGGGTCTTGGGAACACAATGATCTTGGGTTGGATTTGGCCACATATCCCATGGGCATTTTGTACATTGTAgggaatctttaaaaaaaaaggtttgaaaTTGTTAAAACTGTGTTTCAGAAATTATTTCACAATGAACTCAAATAGTAAGACATCCTACCTGTGTGGTTGGCTATCTCTCCATAAGAACAAGGGATGCATTGGAAACAGCACAGAGGTTCACCCCTTATAGCTGCTTGCCTGAAGCCAGGTGGACAACTGGGGCTACAAACTGAAACAGGGACCTGAGAAAATTTTTGGTGGAAGAATATTTTCAAATAATTAGCTGGTAATAGCTACAAAAATTAAATTCAAGTGTCAATCTATTGAACTTAAAATCTTTCTTTACTATAGCAAATTGTGAGATGTTCCTGCCCTGGATTCTCACCCTATTGATGATCCAACCTAGAATGGAAACATTATCTGGCCTGCACATGTCATTAATACTGTTGTATACACTAACACTAGTAGGTTTTTTATACATTGGATAGAAAGGGTGATTACACCTAATTGAGAAGGTATGAAAAAGGTGATGATGCAGGTTATGCAAATTGGAAATCCGCCAAAATTTGTAGAAGTGTGCAACACTGTACATTCATGACCCCTTTAATTACTGTTTTTATGGCTACAACAGTAAATTGGATATTCCAACAATCCCTATTTCATGGTAAAAAGTGTTCAACAATTTGATAGAAAAGTCTCTAAGGAATTTCTAGAGAACTCaccctgttgtctccagttccccACTGTATGTAACTGGTATTAACAGTGAAAACGTTCTCAATGGTTATACTGGTATCATAGCTGCCCACTTTGACTTGTTGGAGTTTTCCATCAGGGCTCAGCTGCCAGTTCACTATATCGTACACAGCAGGTGGATCTCCGTTCTCATCAAAAAAGAGTTGTCTACCATCGGACGTGTTAAGGCGTAACTTCTTCATGTAGTGCAACAACTGTGTAGAAATTATATAATTATTGATCATCAGATAGATTGGGGCAGTGTTTTCATTATTAACAGACATAACCTTTCTCTTCATTTGGTTAATAAATTATTGTTTgccttatttttttctgatacataTGGTttttcacaacttttttttttaattagtaatTTTTTCCAACAGTCTTTGGGTTGGTGGGGGTGGCATTTATCATTGTTTCACttgggagaaggcgcagattcttcCTGGCATTTGCCTAACATATCCCCCGCTTGCCTGATCATCTCTATAAAGTTTTGGCAGTTTCCTGGTTAGGAGCATCAAGGCATGTGTTAGTACAGGCAGTACCAGTCGGTCTTTAATGAGACCAGCTGTTCCATTACCCGACATGGTCTCATAcaatggaacagccggtctcatacagtgtatgcacatagccttaagaagGACAGAAACAAGCAATGATCTTAGACAAGGACTCCATAAAAACTTATTTTAAGGGGTATAAAGCCACCAACCCCTTTTATATAGGTATTGTGGGCATCAGGACACTTAGGACTATCACACCAAGTCTGCATCTTCAGGGGCTTAAAACTGATGAATGATACatcttaagggtcctattagatgaagcaatAATTGACCAAATGAACCCGATTCAGTAggttatcgctccgtataatgtagacaacaatcagctgatgaaacaatcatcggcaGTTCGTTTCTTGGTCGCAGAAGGTGTAATAccgatgcacggccgatggctgattTTTCAATCAACCGTTTTTACACCATCTCTCCAcgttcccggtgttctcctgctCACTGCTTCCTCCTTGGtcctgcatgctgcagcttcagagtggcctgtctgataggctgctcagccaataactagaGGATACCAGCGCAGGAGGAGACAAGGTAATggacatggacaggtaatgtaaaactgtttaggcaagggctgcacggacatcgctaatgatgtccttgcagctcttgctaaacgattatcgggttgTGTAAccggtccagtaaacgagcaccaatcaagCAGATCATGTATCATGTATGTCTGTCATATCTACATGATAAATTATAAATGTCGGATAGAAATAAGCTTCACCTTTGGGATCTGCACCTATTTTGAAATCTGTGGTCTCCTAGCTgaaataacatatataacatatagggcACTTAGTACAACAGCTTTGTTTACACTAACCTGCCAAGGCCTAAAATTCTCAATATCAGCACATGTTCCATTGGGAAATGGTCCATCTCTTTTCTTACATTTAGCTAAATCACTCAAAGCTTTTGCTACCGCATGAACTGCTAGATAGACATTGTATGTTAATCGTAGACTGGAGACATCGTTGAAACTGTTCTGGATGCTCTCAAGACTCTCTTGGCCTGTACATTCTTTTATCGATGAGCTTGATGGGACTTCAGGGAATGTTTGGTCTTGGAATTTGCAGCTGAACACCTGTTCCCAGAATATTTTTATGTATTGGTTTCCCACAGATATGGAAGGATTGATCCTGTTGAGGAAATCTCCAAATCCTGATATGATTCCACTATGGAAGGCAAAACCAATTGTTCCGAGAAGAAGTCTTGAATATTTACTGACTGACAAGAAAGATGAGGTAGACCAAGCTTCACTGG from Dendropsophus ebraccatus isolate aDenEbr1 chromosome 1, aDenEbr1.pat, whole genome shotgun sequence includes these protein-coding regions:
- the LOC138784656 gene encoding extracellular calcium-sensing receptor-like translates to MAMWRHIIDRPRDFQKDPRTAMEMDRKPDLIVGPPISKYNTLRPLESLLGKTTKVHSILIPTMHGIESSCRLTGTKLTSISSYGNVIIGVIMPIYIDKTYPIIDYKERPGPAICNTFKLDNYQRVQAVHFAVEEISKPPNFLPNITLGFQIFDSCFVLQKAVSGTLQMLSGHGQPVPNYRCNQDSRLAAVIGHSTSTNSIALAHILGLYRYPQISHFATSFTLSNRIQFRSFFRTVPSDAFQSRGLAQLVLHFRWTWIGLVTIDNDYGQQALQLVKREILNAGACVAFTETIISSRRDRNAPHIARVVKSSTVTAVVIFSPDIDLSFVLDEMLRLNITGKVWIASEAWSTSSFLSVSKYSRLLLGTIGFAFHSGIISGFGDFLNRINPSISVGNQYIKIFWEQVFSCKFQDQTFPEVPSSSSIKECTGQESLESIQNSFNDVSSLRLTYNVYLAVHAVAKALSDLAKCKKRDGPFPNGTCADIENFRPWQLLHYMKKLRLNTSDGRQLFFDENGDPPAVYDIVNWQLSPDGKLQQVKVGSYDTSITIENVFTVNTSYIQWGTGDNRVPVSVCSPSCPPGFRQAAIRGEPLCCFQCIPCSYGEIANHTDSLQCTKCPWDMWPNPTQDHCVPKTQEFLSHEDPLGTTLMATGISSTMVPVVIFAIFIRYRTTPIVRANNYSLSCLLLVSLSLCFLCSLVFIGYPQYEICLLRQVTFGIVFALCISCILAKTMIVVIAFKATRPGSQLRHWTRPHVSYLIVISCILIKIFLCILWLSFSPPFLEVKSESNSGVLIIQCNEGSPLAFWSMLGYLGLLASISFIVAFLARRLPDSFNEAKFITFSMLAFLSVWVSYIPASLSSRGKYMVAMEIFAIQSSTWGLVICMFLPKCFIIVVRPHMNSREKIMAKQKNLE